The segment ACTTTACAATACCGTTACCAACTATTGGACGAATTGCCAATGCTTTATGCAACTATCATTCCTTCGTGGAGTATTTTTGCAGAAACTCAAGAAATCTTGATTAGGGatgagaagaaaagaaaggaaagcTCATTTAGAATTCAAATGGTTATTTCCTTTATCATGTGTGGTATAGTCACTGCATTGACCTGGATTTACGTTGTCGTGCAAAAACCTGCGATTTTCCAGGTTCTTTATGGTATTTTGACCCTTATGGTGGTGTTTCTGTCTGGATGGCTAACGTATAACCATGTCCATGACCCAGttgcaaagaagaatcttttcattactaTGGTTATGGGCATGGTGCCCTTTGCTATTGGGTTCATTTGTTGGCAATTAGACATTCACTTGTGTTCTTTCTGGATCTATATCAGAAGAACATATTTGGCTTTACCAATGGGTGTGTTTCTGGAGCTGCATGCTTGGTGGCATCTTTTGACCGGTACTGGTGTCTACATCTTTGTCGTTTATTTGCAATATTTAAGGATTTTAACTCATGGAAATCCGGATGACTTTATATTCATATGGAGATGGAGGTTCTTCCCTGAGTTGGTGAGAAAGGGTTTACCGATTGGTACCTCTTATTCTATGGAGTATCTGGGACCAACTGTAAATGCACAAGCAGATAACGAATCCAAAAAGAACAACTAAGAAAtgatcttgaaaaaatttatgTATACGTATGTGTGtctatatgtatataagaTTGTGCACGTGCAATTAGTCCATTGTGTATATTTGTATATAGTTACGTGATTAACTTTGTTGCCCTATTTtgtctcttctt is part of the Saccharomyces mikatae IFO 1815 strain IFO1815 genome assembly, chromosome: 16 genome and harbors:
- the YDC1 gene encoding alkaline dihydroceramidase (similar to Saccharomyces cerevisiae YPC1 (YBR183W) and YDC1 (YPL087W); ancestral locus Anc_8.564) — translated: MLFSWPYPDAPIEGYWGKPTSLIDWCEENYVVSPYIAEWSNTITNSIFLMTAFYSTYSAWRNKLETRYVLIGMGFSLVGIGSWLFHMTLQYRYQLLDELPMLYATIIPSWSIFAETQEILIRDEKKRKESSFRIQMVISFIMCGIVTALTWIYVVVQKPAIFQVLYGILTLMVVFLSGWLTYNHVHDPVAKKNLFITMVMGMVPFAIGFICWQLDIHLCSFWIYIRRTYLALPMGVFLELHAWWHLLTGTGVYIFVVYLQYLRILTHGNPDDFIFIWRWRFFPELVRKGLPIGTSYSMEYLGPTVNAQADNESKKNN